The genomic region GATGAGCATAAGCTGTCGCCCTATACGTTCCCATCCCTCAAAGACATCTTTCAGAACGTAGCGGTACGCAAGCTGGGAGAGAACGCCTCTCTGGCAGAGGTTAACAAGGAGATCAAGGCATCGGAACAACGTGTCCGCAGAGCCATCTTTCAGACACTCAGCCATGTGGTTTCACTGGGGTTAACGGATTATACACATCCCAAGTTCGAGAACTATGCATCCAAATTTTTCGATTTTACCGAAATTCGCAAGAAAATGCTGGAGCTGCAAAACAATGTGGAGCCTTCCCTGTCCCAGACCCGCATTAATACGAAAAAGTTCGTACAGGTGTTATATCTGGAAGCCAAACGATTGCTGCATTAAGCATGATGCATGATGGATACGTTGCAAAAACAAACGGGCATGAATATTACGCCGGATGACACCTCCTTCTTAACTGGAGGCTGTCCATTTCGGCGATATTCATGCCCGTCTGTATGACCAAGCGCTACGATCTATTTCTTCGTTCCGTATATTAAATTAAAATCCATTCGGATTCAGGACCGTGAATGATTTCGGCTAATTCGGTTATACTCATTAATTAATTCGTCCAATGCCATAGACTGCCGAATCACATCGGGATGTCCAAGACCACCCTTGTTATGCTCTACCAGCATATGAAGGTTATGTCTGGCCTTTTCTATTTTATTTTTCAAATCCAAACTCATAACCATGACCCCTGATACCTCCTTATTCTGTGAACCATTTTAGTTTTTCCTGTCAATCTATAGTTGGATTAACATATGGCATAGGGGACAAGGATGTTTTGTATTCTTCTCCAAATTTTGATAAATACTATTCTATCACACAAGTGCGTATCCGAAAATGGCTGATTTAACGCTATTTTAGCAGTTAATTCAGGGTTGGATTTTATCGTTGTAGCTCATCATTCATAGCTAGAATGGATTGTGTCGTTATTGTGTATATTGAAAAAACAGAAGTCTATTGACTTAAAAGGTAATAAAATCCCTTTCCATAACGGGGCCATTCAGGTACAATAGGGCGATGTGTGTGTCCGGACCCGGCGGATACAAATGAT from Paenibacillus sp. FSL R5-0341 harbors:
- a CDS encoding aspartyl-phosphate phosphatase Spo0E family protein is translated as MVMSLDLKNKIEKARHNLHMLVEHNKGGLGHPDVIRQSMALDELINEYNRISRNHSRS